In Desulfovibrio sp. X2, a single window of DNA contains:
- a CDS encoding NAD(P)H-hydrate dehydratase, producing the protein MHAPLPSPDEMARWDKASVSLGIKPEILMENASREALRVLAEGLGGLAGRRVLLLAGPGNNGGDVFALARHLLCAGAVVRLAQTKPRAGYKGESAYNLRLAAKLGVNGELVTERNLSRLELEWTTWRPDAVVDGLLGTGFSGSLSSFFLRLVQVVNALRASSFIFAVDVPSGLDARTGRPAPEAVRAHATATFEAAKFGLALPWAAAFTGRLYVRAIGIPPQVKDEHPASAALLGPETLGLLPGPGGEGHKGTYGHLLVLGGSYNLTGAPVLASLGGLRSGCGLSTIGCPSGLSYHLKSGMPELMTLPLGKGNEWNGHFMAELGPHLGRFQALVVGPGLGRTDGARDFLRRLLAEEMLPPLVLDADALYWLAQDTELPRLPEGTVLTPHPLEAGRILGTGAGEVQDDRRSAVHALIERTGAVVILKGAGTLVAAPGSPVHLCSVDAPALSVGGSGDVLAGCVGALLARGLPPLDAARLGAYLHAQAGLLLSNEFPARGCTATEIAAALPRAMQGASPCARP; encoded by the coding sequence TCCCCTCCCCCGACGAGATGGCCCGCTGGGACAAGGCCTCCGTGTCCCTGGGCATCAAGCCCGAAATCCTCATGGAGAACGCCTCTCGCGAGGCCTTGCGCGTCCTGGCCGAAGGCCTGGGCGGTCTGGCCGGACGGCGTGTGCTGCTCCTGGCCGGACCGGGCAACAACGGCGGCGATGTCTTCGCCCTGGCTCGCCACCTCCTGTGCGCCGGGGCCGTGGTGCGCCTGGCGCAGACCAAGCCTCGCGCCGGCTACAAGGGAGAGTCGGCCTACAACCTGCGCCTGGCCGCCAAGCTCGGCGTGAACGGCGAGCTGGTCACGGAGCGCAACCTGTCCCGCCTGGAGCTCGAATGGACCACATGGCGGCCGGACGCCGTGGTGGACGGCCTGCTGGGCACCGGCTTCTCGGGCAGCCTCTCCTCCTTCTTCCTGCGCCTCGTGCAGGTCGTGAACGCGCTTCGCGCCTCGTCCTTCATCTTCGCCGTGGACGTGCCCTCGGGGCTCGACGCGCGCACCGGCCGCCCGGCACCCGAGGCGGTCAGGGCCCACGCCACCGCGACCTTCGAGGCCGCCAAGTTCGGCCTGGCCCTGCCCTGGGCGGCGGCCTTCACCGGAAGGCTCTACGTGCGGGCCATCGGCATCCCGCCACAGGTCAAGGACGAGCATCCCGCCTCCGCGGCCCTGCTCGGCCCCGAGACGCTCGGCCTGCTTCCCGGCCCCGGCGGCGAGGGACACAAGGGGACCTACGGCCACCTCCTGGTGCTCGGCGGCAGCTACAACCTGACCGGCGCGCCGGTCCTGGCCTCCCTCGGGGGACTTCGCAGCGGATGCGGCCTTTCGACCATCGGCTGCCCCTCGGGCCTTTCCTACCATCTGAAATCCGGCATGCCCGAACTCATGACCCTGCCTCTGGGCAAGGGCAACGAGTGGAACGGCCACTTCATGGCCGAGCTCGGACCTCACCTGGGCCGTTTCCAGGCCCTGGTCGTCGGACCGGGGCTCGGACGCACCGACGGCGCGCGCGATTTTCTGCGCCGCCTGCTCGCCGAGGAGATGCTGCCGCCCCTGGTCCTGGACGCGGACGCGCTCTACTGGCTCGCCCAGGACACGGAGCTGCCGCGCCTGCCCGAGGGCACCGTGCTCACGCCCCATCCCCTGGAGGCCGGCCGCATCCTCGGCACGGGCGCCGGGGAGGTCCAGGACGACAGGCGCTCGGCCGTGCACGCCCTGATCGAGCGCACCGGCGCAGTGGTCATCCTCAAGGGCGCGGGCACCTTGGTGGCCGCGCCGGGTTCGCCGGTTCACCTCTGTTCCGTGGATGCCCCGGCCCTCTCCGTGGGCGGCTCGGGCGACGTCCTGGCCGGTTGCGTGGGAGCCTTGCTCGCGCGCGGCCTGCCGCCGCTTGACGCGGCACGGCTTGGCGCATACCTGCATGCACAGGCCGGTCTTCTTCTCAGCAACG